The Candidatus Woesearchaeota archaeon genomic interval TCATATGCGCAGTCCCAATCATAACCAGCTCATTTTTTAAAGTCATAACAGCGACTAGTTCTTCTGCTTGAATTTCTGATTCAACTTGAGAAATACCCGGACAATTAAGATCTGCACCATGAGCCAGAGTATCTACAGTTGTATCAAATACCCAAACTTTAGGAAGATGATCTACTGCAGCTTCAATTGGTTGAATTAATTTTCGCAACCATTTATCATTTCCATCTTCTTTATAAAAAGCAAATGCATCTTGTAAATCAATTAATGATGCGCAAGTAGGTTCTCTAAATGGTCCTGCTTTTGATCTTCTTAACTCAGCCATGTGTGCACCGCAACCAAGTTTCGCACCAATATCAGTACAAAGTTTTCTAATATAAGTTCCCGCTTGACAACCTACACGAAATAAAACATCCCTATCTTTTATTTCAAGAATATCTATATAGTAAATTTTCCTATAACGCCACTGACGTTTAACTGCGCTCTTAATAGGAGGAAGTTGCTTAATCTTGCCAATAAATTTACTCATAGCTTTACGAATATCAGGTTCTGAAAATTCTTTATGAATGTGCATCAGACAA includes:
- a CDS encoding RNA-guided pseudouridylation complex pseudouridine synthase subunit Cbf5; translation: MSDANEKSKCLLPFEKIDRVVLVKRSAETDSKYGCDPNKRSTEELIQTGIVNVDKNSGPTSHQVSSYVQKILHINKSGHSGTLDPKVTGVLPVALGKSTKVVQALINAGKEYVCLMHIHKEFSEPDIRKAMSKFIGKIKQLPPIKSAVKRQWRYRKIYYIDILEIKDRDVLFRVGCQAGTYIRKLCTDIGAKLGCGAHMAELRRSKAGPFREPTCASLIDLQDAFAFYKEDGNDKWLRKLIQPIEAAVDHLPKVWVFDTTVDTLAHGADLNCPGISQVESEIQAEELVAVMTLKNELVMIGTAHMISSEMIKHKRGLAVKPARVIISTGVYPKMVKKNPESSPVKSESKPSKVESKPTE